GCGCATCGCCAGGGGCGCCATCTCGGCCTTCGCGCTCACGGAGGACGGGGTGGGCAGCGACCCGGCCGCGCTGGCCACCACGGCGACGCCCACCGAGGACGGCAGCGCCTTCATCCTCAACGGCGAAAAGCTGTGGTGCACCAACGGCACCCTGGCCGAGCTGCTGGTGGTGATGGCCCGCACCCCCGACAAGATCAAGAACGGCAAGGCCATCCCGCAGATCACCGCCTTCATCGTCGACACCAGCGCGCCCGGCGTCACCATCACCCAGCGCTGCCGGTTCATGGGGCTCAAGGCGCTGCAGAACGCGGTGATCACCTTCGAGAACGTGCGCGTGCCCCGCGAAGACATCCTGTGGGGCGAGGGCAAGGGCCTGAAGCTGGCGCTGATCACGCTGAACACGGGGCGCCTGACGCTTCCCATGTCGGCGGCGTACGGCGCCAAGGCCGCGGTCGAGGTGGCCCGCAAGTGGGCGGCGGAGCGCGTGCAGTGGGGCCAGGCGGTGGGCAAGCACGACGAGGTGGCGCAGATGCTGGGCGGCATGGCGGCCGACGCCTTCGGCATCGAGGCCATGGCCGAGCTGTCGAGCGCGCTGGCAGACCAGGCGCAGAACGACATCCGGCTCGAGGCGGCCATCGCCAAGCTGTGGACCACGGAGGTGGGCTGGAAGCTGATCGACGACCTGATGCAGATCCGCGGCGGCCGCGGCTACGAGACGGCCGACTCGCTGCGGGCGCGCGGCGAGAAGCCCATCGCGGTGGAGCGGATGATGCGCGACTTCCGCATCAACCGCATCTTCGAGGGCACCAGCGAGATCATGCACCTGTTCATCGCCCGCGAGGCGGTGGACACGCACCTGGCCGTGGCGGGCGACATGATCAAGCCCGGCATCGGCGCGGGGCAGAAGTTCGCCGCCATGGCCAAGGCCGGGCTGTGGTACGCGGGATGGCTTCCCAAGCGGTTCGTGGGCGGCGGGCAGATTCCCGGCGCGTACGGCGAGTTCGGTCCTCTCGCCAAGCACGTTCGCTACATCGAGCGCACCTCGCGCAAGCTGGCGCGCGAGATGTTCTATGCCATGGGCAAGTACCAGGCGAAGCTGGAGCGCAAGGGCAAGCTGCTGGGGCGCTTCGTCGACATCGGCGCCGAGCTGTACGC
This genomic window from Longimicrobium sp. contains:
- a CDS encoding acyl-CoA dehydrogenase family protein — its product is MSATNGPTEQESRDVAEAARESEWTAPSFVRELFLGNFRLDLIHPYPRQAPEDKRKTDEYIARLRPIIERADSDAIDRTGEIPPELVDELRAAGAFGLKIPEEYGGIGLSQVGYGRTIGMVTSKDGNLTALLSAHQSIGVPQPLKLFGTPEQKKKYLPRIARGAISAFALTEDGVGSDPAALATTATPTEDGSAFILNGEKLWCTNGTLAELLVVMARTPDKIKNGKAIPQITAFIVDTSAPGVTITQRCRFMGLKALQNAVITFENVRVPREDILWGEGKGLKLALITLNTGRLTLPMSAAYGAKAAVEVARKWAAERVQWGQAVGKHDEVAQMLGGMAADAFGIEAMAELSSALADQAQNDIRLEAAIAKLWTTEVGWKLIDDLMQIRGGRGYETADSLRARGEKPIAVERMMRDFRINRIFEGTSEIMHLFIAREAVDTHLAVAGDMIKPGIGAGQKFAAMAKAGLWYAGWLPKRFVGGGQIPGAYGEFGPLAKHVRYIERTSRKLAREMFYAMGKYQAKLERKGKLLGRFVDIGAELYAMSCACVRAQSLAKEPHGRDAQRLADVFCKRSRLRIKALFSAINQNADDSTYRLAQDVLKGQYAWLEEGAIGAWPAEGDAPAGGSTSAGTSSQRGDISGTRATTQVGASG